The Thioflexithrix psekupsensis genome segment GACACACCGTAAATCCATCTAACCCAGGCATCATGACATCTAATAAAATTAAATCCACCGCTTCAATTTGCAACACCTCCAAAGCACTTTCGCCATCTTGAGCAATTAAAACTTGGTAATTATTTTTAAGTAAAAAATCAAATAACACACTTAAATTATCAGGCACATCATCAACAATTAAAATATTAGCCGTACCATCAACTGGATGGGATTCTGTTTTATCCATAACCATAACAACCCATTGAGAATGAATTAAAAATAACCAAGTGGGCTATCCTATCACAAATCGACTATTTTTGTGACAATACTACGCTATGTTAGCCGTTCTCAATTTAAACGCTTACAACCAATTTTGATTGACCAGTATTAGGGGAGCAGTTGATAGAAATACCGACAATCCAAATTATTTCTATTGGAGTACTCATATTTTAATCCCTAATTCCCCCAAATTGATTGCGCAACCAAGCATGACAAAACTCACAACGAGAATCTTTTGCTTCAACTGCCCGCTGCATAGCCGATTCCGACAACTCAAATAAAACATCTAATGACATACCATCTTCAGGATAAACTGCCACGCCAATGTGAATTAAAGGTTGGACGGTAATAGAATGTGTGGGACGAGATAAAACCATCTTTTGCGTTAATTTAAATAACAGCATATTAGCCACCAAAGCCACATCCCGCAATTGCGCCAATTCATCCAAACTCACACAAAACACATCCCCACCATAACGCGACACCGAATCACTGTCACGCACAGTACTGCGAATAATTTCTCCTAATGTTTTTAAAAACTCATCACCTAATTCATAACTATAATTATGGTTAAATTCTCTCATATCTCCCACCGCAATCATCAGCAATCCAAAACGCCGTCCATACCGTTGTG includes the following:
- a CDS encoding GGDEF domain-containing protein — its product is MSQSTFIAKSLQHTLWQYSIQGILLIELSELKIRYANPAVSVLTGYSNAELVAQSLAHFAINVEAKKSYPDISQQVQMAGAWEGDLWLRHASGAICHYFTRWVRYQDANSVEQGLVLLNQKQAHSELLIDPLTQLPTRHLLRYFLQKTYTFAQRYGRRFGLLMIAVGDMREFNHNYSYELGDEFLKTLGEIIRSTVRDSDSVSRYGGDVFCVSLDELAQLRDVALVANMLLFKLTQKMVLSRPTHSITVQPLIHIGVAVYPEDGMSLDVLFELSESAMQRAVEAKDSRCEFCHAWLRNQFGGIRD